The region CGAAGGGCGTCTTGCTGCAGCACCACACTTCCGCGCCGGCCGACGGGTCCGCCCGAACCACGCAAGCGTGCGGCTCGAGATAGGCCTGGTGCGTCGCCTGGGTGGTGAAGGTGTTCTCGACGATCAGGTCCGACTGGGCAAAGCCCGCCTGGATATCGCCCTTGCCCCACCTCAGGGAGGCGAACACGTTGCTGGGCCGTTCGACCGGAACCGGCAGTCCCTTGTACGACGGCAGGTCGGGATGGAGGAGCGGAGCGCCCGGCTTCACGGCTTCGAGCGGATCGAGCAGCGGCTCCATCTCTTCGTACTCGACGTCGATCAGGTCGAGCGCCTGCTCGGCCGCCTCCTCCGTTTCGGCGGCTACCGCCGCCACTTTCTCGCCGACGAACCGGACCACGCCGTCGGCGAGCACCGGGGTGTCGTAGATGCAACGCCCGATGCGCCGGCCGGCGACGTCCTGCCCCGTAATCACGGCGTGAACTCCGGGAACCTGCCGGGCCCTGCCGGTATCGACGCGCTTGATCCTGCCGTAGGCGATCGGGCTCCTCAGACACTTTCCCCAGAGCAGCCCCGGCAGCTTCACGTCGGCGCTGTAAAGCGCTTTCCCCGTCACTTTCAGCGGGCCCTCGATTCTCGGCGTCGGCCGTCCCACGACCTGCGTCATCCCGCCACCTCCAATCAATAGAAGCTGAAAATTCCCGACCTTCGAACGCTTTCCTATGTAGACCGGAACCGGGAGAATTGTCCAGCGCGTCCGGACGAAAACGATCGCCACGGAGCTCATCGGCAGACAGGCATCGATCGAAAGAGGGCCGGAACCTGCACGGCTTGAACGGAGCGAAGCGATTGAACGGCTTGAACGATTTGAACCTACTTGAATATTTGAACCGCACGAAGCAGCCGGCCTCGGAGGTCTCGGCCGCGATCTGTTTCCGAAGGCTCGGAATTTTCCCGGCGTTTTTTCGCATTTCGGCTTCGACGCGCCGGAAAAAAAAGCCATCCGGACCTTTCGTCTCCGCGGGGCACCCTCGAGCGGTTTGGCACAACGGTTGCGTTTTCTGTAGCCGAAAGCTGGACCTGTCGCTGGTCCGGCCGGAAGAGGTGAGGCTGTGAACGGGTATCGAACGGCCCGCGAGCAGGAGCAATCCTGGGGACGGCCGATCTCGGACAAGCAAACCTACGACGAGCTCAAGGTCCGGATCCATCGAAAGCTGCTGGATCGCCTGGATCTGTCGAAGCTCTCCGCGATCAACAGCCCCCGCGTGGAAAGCGAGGTCCGCCGCGTGCTCGAAGACCTGGTCATGTCCGAGGCGGTCGCCCTGAACTACGCGGACCGCGAGCGGCTGATTGTCGACGTGGAAAACGAGGTCTTCGGCCTGGGACCGCTCGAAAGCCTGATGCAGGACCCCGAGATCACCGACATTCTGGTCAACACGCATGCCAGCGTCTACATCGAGCGCCACGGAAGGCTCGAGGAGACGTCGGTCCGGTTCCGGGATGACGCCCATCTCATGCAGATCATCGAGCGCATCGTCACCCGGGTCGGACGGCGGGTGGACGAGCACTCCCCGATGGTCGACGCCCGACTGCCGGATGGCTCGCGCGTGAACGCCGTCATTCCTCCGCTGGCGCTCGACGGCCCCATCCTCTCCATCCGCCGCTTCGGCGCGGAGCGCTTGACGATGAACGATCTTATCCGCCTGCAGTCGATCCCGCAGCGGGTCGCCGAGATCCTCGAAGCGTGCGTCAAATCGCGTTTGAACATTCTCATCTCCGGCGGCACCGGGTCGGGAAAAACCACGCTGCTCAACTGCCTCTCCAACTTCATCTCCTCCAAGGAGCGGATCATCACGATCGAGGACTCGGCGGAGCTCAAGCTACAGCAACGCCACGTCGTGCGGCTGGAAACCCGCCCTCCCAACATCGAGGGAACCGGGATGGTGACGCAGCGCGACCTCGTACGCAACGCGCTCCGGATGCGCCCCGACCGGATCGTCGTCGGCGAGGTTCGCGGCGGCGAGGCGCTGGACATGATGCAGGCCATGAACACCGGTCACGACGGCTCGATCAGCACGATCCACGCGAACAGCGCCCGAGACGCGCTCTCGCGCCTGGAGACCATGATGCTCATGGCGGGCTTGGCCCTTCCCGAACGGGCGCTGCGCGAGCAGATCGCCTCGGCGCTCGACGTGGTCATCCAGCTCGCGCGCCTGAGCGACGGCACCCGCAAGCTGGTGGAGCTCGCCGAGGTCACGGGCATGGAAGGAAACGCCGTCACCACCCAGAC is a window of Candidatus Zixiibacteriota bacterium DNA encoding:
- a CDS encoding CpaF family protein; this translates as MNGYRTAREQEQSWGRPISDKQTYDELKVRIHRKLLDRLDLSKLSAINSPRVESEVRRVLEDLVMSEAVALNYADRERLIVDVENEVFGLGPLESLMQDPEITDILVNTHASVYIERHGRLEETSVRFRDDAHLMQIIERIVTRVGRRVDEHSPMVDARLPDGSRVNAVIPPLALDGPILSIRRFGAERLTMNDLIRLQSIPQRVAEILEACVKSRLNILISGGTGSGKTTLLNCLSNFISSKERIITIEDSAELKLQQRHVVRLETRPPNIEGTGMVTQRDLVRNALRMRPDRIVVGEVRGGEALDMMQAMNTGHDGSISTIHANSARDALSRLETMMLMAGLALPERALREQIASALDVVIQLARLSDGTRKLVELAEVTGMEGNAVTTQTIFTFEQTDVDETGKVIGDFHATGVMPTFMKRLERHGFRIPASYFLPAAVPALQRAG